The following coding sequences are from one Saccopteryx bilineata isolate mSacBil1 chromosome 3, mSacBil1_pri_phased_curated, whole genome shotgun sequence window:
- the TSNARE1 gene encoding t-SNARE domain-containing protein 1 isoform X6: MSYGSITGSGGLGSHGPFAGPSRRGYQLLATQVDPSDLQELVQEASAGVFRINASVASLEQSLRSLGRASDTQELRDRLHRAQQETNLTVAASTSTMRQISELLCGRSRQERLQVDRLRTQLSDAIQRYGVVQKKIAEKSRALLPTVQRGGRQQQSPRVPCAELADDEKILNGGDSMWQGQEQAPLPEITEEDLEATRLREEAVLQIESDMLDVNQIIKDLASLVSEQGDAIGSSSSQATCRQSASPEPALVAPLCRPGPHSRTKTRKPNFSPRETEVLVQRVRRHYPLLFGAPRGTPARKHRAWSRILQAVNALGFCQRDLGDLKHKWRDLRGRVRKKLAERPQTPAGGRPAPGLTLSPVERMVAETFSPVAPPGEGQAREPLPTPEAQDQVLLPVGWGYYSAGHHPHHCHLCPEVMTPAVNAVA; the protein is encoded by the exons ATGTCCTACGGATCCATCACCGGCAGCGGTGGGCTGGGGAGCCATGGCCCTTTCGCCGGCCCCTCAAGACGGGGCTATCAGCTCCTAG CCACCCAGGTGGACCCAAGTGACCTGCAGGAGCTGGTCCAGGAGGCGTCAGCCGGTGTCTTCCGCATCAACGCCAGTG TGGCCTCCTTGGAGCAGAGCCTCCGGTCCCTGGGAAGGGCGAGCGACACGCAGGAGCTGCGGGACCGCCT GCACAGGGCGCAGCAGGAGACCAACCTCACGGTGGCCGCCAGCACCAGCACCATGAGGCAGATCTCGGAGCTGCTGTGTGGCCGCTCTCGG CAGGAGCGCCTGCAGGTGGACCGCCTGAGGACGCAGCTCTCCGACGCCATCCAGCGCTACGGGGTGGTGCAGAAG AAAATTGCAGAAAAGTCTCGAGCTCTGCTTCCCACGGTGCAGAGGGGTGGCAGACAGCAG CAGAGTCCCCGGGTGCCTTGTGCTGAGCTGGCTGACGATGAGAAGATCTTGAATGGGGGTGACAGCATGTGGCAGGGCCAGGAGCAGGCGCCGCTCCCCGAGATCACGGAGGAGGACCTGGAGGCCACCAGGCTGCGCGAGGAGGCCGTCCTGCAGATTGAG AGCGACATGTTGGATGTGAACCAGATCATCAAGGACTTGGCCTCTCTGGTCTCAGAGCAAGGAGATGCCATCG GGTCCAGCAGTAGCCAGGCCACCTGCCGTCAGAGCGCCAGCCCCGAGCCGGCCCTGGTGGCCCCGCTGTGCAGGCCTGGCCCCCACTCCCGCACCAAGACGCGCAAACCCAACTTCAGCCCCCGGGAGACGGAGGTGCTGGTGCAGCGGGTGAGGCGCCACTACCCGCTGCTGTTCGGGGCCCCGCGGGGCACGCCCGCCCGGAAGCACCGCGCGTGGAGCCGGATCCTGCAGGCGGTGAACGCCCTGGGCTTCTGCCAGCGGGACCTGGGCGACCTCAAGCACAAGTGGAGGGACCTGCGAGGGCGGGTGCGCAAGAAGCTGGCGGAGCGCCCGCAGACGCCAGCCGGGGGCAGGCCGGCCCCCGGCCTCACCCTCTCTCCCGTGGAGCGCATGGTGGCCGAGACCTTCTCACCCGTAGCCCCCCCAGGCGAGGGCCAGGCCCGCGAGCCCCTGCCAA